In one window of Sciurus carolinensis chromosome X, mSciCar1.2, whole genome shotgun sequence DNA:
- the LOC124972189 gene encoding putative deoxyribonuclease TATDN2, translated as MNSELASEPEEQNNKMEEPNKFQKGMGRVQERGSSVIYRKAIYGITIKATPKEKGEAAPTTKPRVLERPNSGGRLGRSVTFFASQKKKESAPKMNSFNDRRVIATPCKKLNEKPLGDQRTVICEKNSSPLGIQDANNSFSVIQKPKENVDHPSSESKWTDVDENSTMGFSKKEPFSWSLPVVSEPSSFKRDCDIHQSNLYYSPWKDYTSCWISNTKISRSLSTDNSSTSTTFQTDRGRQSFLGCDYSYHPVSSQDTYKSLQMTEGRSQNLHSFHFSRNSTAAIKGTTYQEEELPSPWGAHAFNFQPRSPWQSYLLEGFIDTHCHLDMLYSKLSFKGTFTTFRKIYSNSFPKEFQGCISDFCDPRTLRDGLWEELLKEDLVWGAFGCHPHFARYYNEHQERSLLHALRHPKAVAFGEMGLDYSYKCTTPVPEQFKIFERQLQLAVSLRMPLVIHCREADEDLLGIMKKFVPSDYKIHRHCFTGSYPIIEPMLKHFPNMSVGFTAVLTYSSAWEAREALKKIPLERILVETDAPYFLPRQVPKSLCQYAHPGLALHTVREIARIKDAPLSHILATLRENTNRLYNL; from the exons ATGAACTCTGAACTTGCGTCTGAACCTGAGGAGCAAAAT AATAAGATGGAGGAACCGAATAAGTTCCAAAAAGGGATGGGTAGAGTTCAAGAGCGAGGCTCTTCAGTGATTTACCGGAAGGCTATCTATGGCATCACAATAAAAGCAACaccaaaagaaaagggggaagcTGCCCCTACTACAAAACCACGGGTACTAGAGCGTCCCAACTCTGGAGGAAGACTAGGCAGGAGTGTCACTTTCTTTGcttctcagaaaaagaaggaatcagCCCCCAAAATGAACAGCTTCAATGACAGGAGAGTGATTGCAACTCCCTGTAAGAAACTGAATGAGAAGCCACTTGGTGACCAAAGGACAGTCATTTGTGAAAAAAACTCTTCACCCTTAGGAATTCAGGATGCAAATAATTCCTTCTCAGTAATTCAAAAgcctaaagaaaatgtggaccaCCCCTCTTCAGAAAGTAAATGGACTGATGTGGATGAGAACTCCACTATGGGATTCTCTAAGAAAGAGCCATTCTCATGGAGTTTACCAGTAGTTTCAGAGCCTTCATCCTTCAAGAGGGACTGTGACATACACCAGTCTAATTTGTACTATAGTCCTTGGAAGGACTACACCAGCTGTTGGATCAGCAATACCAAGATTTCTCGTTCTCTCTCCACAGACAACAGTAGTACCAGTACCACATTCCAGACTGATAGAGGCAGACAGAGCTTCCTAGGTTGTGATTATTCCTACCATCCAGTGAGCTCCCAAGATACTTACAAGAGTCTGCAAATGACAGAAGGCAGATCCCAGaatcttcattcatttcatttctccaGAAACTCAACAGCAGCCATAAAGGGAACAACCTATCAAGAGGAGGAGCTGCCAAGTCCTTGGGGAGCACATGCATTTAACTTCCAGCCAAGGAGTCCCTGGCAGTCATACCTACTAGAGGGTTTCATTGATACCCACTGTCACTTGGACATGCTCTATTCCAAGCTGTCTTTCAAGGGGACCTTTACCACATTCAGAAAAATTTATAGCAACTCCTTCCCTAAGGAATTTCAGGGCTGCATCTCTGACTTCTGTGATCCTCGTACTCTAAGGGATGGCCTGTGGGAGGAACTATTGAAAGAAGACCTGGTTTGGGGAGCCTTTGGCTGTCACCCTCATTTTGCACGTTACTACAATGAGCATCAAGAAAGAAGTCTCTTGCACGCCTTGCGACATCCCAAGGCTGTAGCATTTGGAGAAATGGGCTTGGATTATTCCTACAAGTGCACCACGCCTGTCCCAGAGCAATTCAAGATATTTGAGCGACAACTGCAGCTAGCTGTGTCTCTCAGGATGCCCTTGGTGATCCACTGCCGAGAAGCTGATGAAGATCTGCTGGGCATCATGAAAAAATTTGTGCCCTCTGACTACAAGATCCATAGGCATTGCTTCACTGGCAGTTACCCAATCATTGAGCCCATGCTGAAGCACTTTCCCAACATGTCTGTAGGCTTCACAGCAGTCCTGACCTACTCTTCTGCCTGGGAAGCCCGAGAAGCTTTGAAAAAGATCCCACTGGAAAGAATTCTTGTTGAAACTGATGCTCCCTACTTTCTTCCTCGCCAGGTTCCCAAAAGTCTCTGCCAGTATGCCCACCCAGGCCTGGCCCTTCACACAGTGCGAGAAATTGCCAGAATCAAAGATGCACCTCTTTCCCACATCTTGGCCACCTTGCGTGAGAATACCAATCGCCTCTACAATCTTTAA